A region of Larus michahellis chromosome 15, bLarMic1.1, whole genome shotgun sequence DNA encodes the following proteins:
- the SET gene encoding LOW QUALITY PROTEIN: protein SET (The sequence of the model RefSeq protein was modified relative to this genomic sequence to represent the inferred CDS: inserted 2 bases in 1 codon): MRAALPAPRQQQEEEAAAVVILAVESVRQCERHCRPLLSGSSRSGRRRRQRPGGGGSQSGGGGNSSGRRSLCPAPPXPPPPAQSRYSPPPSALRSAATNMSAPAAKVSKKELNSNHDGADETSEKEQQEAIEHIDEVQNEIDRLNEQASEEILKVEQKYNKLRQPFFQKRSELIAKIPNFWVTTFVNHPQVSALLGEEDEEALHYLTRVEVTEFEDIKSGYRIDFYFDENPYFENKVLSKEFHLNESGDPSSKSTEIKWKSGKDLTKRSSQTQNKASRKRQHEEPESFFTWFTDHSDAGADELGEVIKDDIWPNPLQYYLVPDMDDEEGEGEEDDDDDEEEEGLEDIDEEGDEDEGEEDEDDDEGEEGEEDEGEDD, from the exons ATGcgcgccgcgctgcccgcccctcgccagcagcaggaggaggaggcggcggcggtggtgatTCTGGCTGTGGAGAGCGTGAGGCAGTGCGAGCGCCACTGCCGCCCCCTGTTATCCGGCAGCTCCAGGTCCgggcggaggaggcggcagcgccccggcggcggcgggagccagAGCGGCGGCGGTGGCAACAGCAGCGGCAGGAGGAGTCTGTgcccggccccccc cccccccccccccgctcagTCCCGTTACAGCCCCCCTCCCTCCGCGCTCCGCTCCGCAGCCACCAACATGTCGGCGCCGGCGGCCAAAGTCAGTAAGAAGGAGCTGAACTCCAACCACGATGGGGCCGACGAGACCTCAG aaaaagaGCAACAGGAAGCAATTGAACACATTGATGAAGTACAGAATGAAATAGACAG ACTGAATGAACAAGCCAGTGAGGAAATTTTGAAAGTAGAACAGAAATACAACAAACTCCGCCAACCATTCTTCCAGAAGAGGTCAGAATTGATCGCCAAAATCCCAAACTTCTGGGTAACAACATTTGTCAACCACCCACAAG TATCTGCACTGCTGGGAGAAGAAGATGAGGAAGCACTGCATTATTTGACCAGAGTTGAGGTGACAGAATTTGAAGACATCAAATCAGGTTACAGAATAGATTTT TATTTTGATGAGAATccatactttgaaaataaagttcTCTCCAAAGAGTTTCACCTCAATGAAAGTGGAGACCCATCTTCAAAATCAACTGAGATCAAATGGAAATCTGGGAAG GATCTGACAAAACGTTCAAGCCAGACACAGAACAAAGCCAGTAGGAAGAGGCAGCATGAAGAGCCAGAAAGTTTCTTTACTTGGTTTACTGACCACTCCGATGCAGGGGCTGATGAACTAGGAGAAGTCATCAAGGATGACATCTGGCCAAATCCATTACAGTACTACTTG GTTCCTGATATGGATGAtgaagaaggggagggagaggaggatgatgatgatgatgaagaggaagaaggattGGAGGATATTGATGAAGAAGGAGATGAAGATGAgggggaggaagatgaagatgacgatgagggagaggaaggagag gaggatgaaggagaagaTGACTAA